In Gossypium arboreum isolate Shixiya-1 chromosome 6, ASM2569848v2, whole genome shotgun sequence, the following are encoded in one genomic region:
- the LOC108485928 gene encoding ABSCISIC ACID-INSENSITIVE 5-like protein 3, whose amino-acid sequence MGDRFMMSPNRSEGQHFPPLASQISSLYNLTFDEVQSQLGKIGKPLNAMNLDELLRSLIAVEEGGLVQNPSSSSSSSSSAASFFLGNINLNGTLSKKTVDEVWKEIVNNGGGNVNAMDNRFVQHQLTLGETTLEDFLVRAGVINGGIQDGVIHPQQFMAIDPMPVVSQQADWLQFQMAAVQQQHHHHQQQQMTMMDSNFNVPESVYENQVVDVGYHENQLAITMPMPAMSATSSDSQPTAARKHRYSDVMEKTIERRQKRMIKNRESAARSRARKQAYTNQLELEVDQLKKMNSWLKRQKEVEMVLSANTNDTVPKYQLRRTSSASF is encoded by the exons ATGGGAGATAGATTCATGATGTCTCCTAATAGATCTGAGGGGCAACATTTTCCCCCTTTGGCTTCACAAATTAGTTCTTTATATAACCTCACTTTTGATGAGGTTCAAAGCCAACTGGGGAAGATAGGGAAGCCATTGAATGCTATGAATTTGGATGAGTTGTTGAGGAGTTTGATAGCTGTTGAAGaaggaggattggttcaaaacccatcttcatcttcttcttcctcaTCATCTGCTGCTTCTTTCTTTCTTGGGAACATCAATTTGAATGGCACATTGAGTAAGAAAACCGTTGATGAAGTTTGGAAGGAAATAGTTAATAACGGCGGTGGCAATGTCAATGCGATGGACAACCGATTCGTTCAACACCAACTGACGCTCGGCGAGACGACGCTCGAGGATTTCCTTGTTCGCGCCGGTGTGATCAATGGTGGGATCCAGGATGGTGTCATTCATCCGCAACAGTTCATGGCAATCGACCCGATGCCCGTGGTTTCTCAACAGGCTGATTGGCTCCAGTTCCAAATGGCTGCCGTTCAGCAACAACACCATCACCACCAGCAGCAACAAATGACAATGATGGATTCGAATTTCAATGTTCCGGAGTCAGTTTATGAGAACCAAGTTGTAGATGTTGGGTACCATGAGAACCAACTGGCTATTACAATGCCAATGCCTGCAATGTCAGCTACATCATCCGATTCTCAACCAACTGCTGCTAGGAAACACAGATATTCAGATGTGATGGAGAAGACTATTGAGAGAAGGCAAAAGAGGATGATCAAGAACCGAGAATCCGCAGCACGGTCCCGGGCAAGGAAGCAG GCTTATACCAATCAATTGGAGCTTGAAGTAgatcaattaaagaaaatgaaTAGCTGGCTCAAAAGGCAAAAG GAAGTGGAGATGGTGTTGTCGGCAAATACAAATGATACAGTGCCAAAGTACCAGCTGCGGCGTACCAGTTCTGCTTCATTTTAG